A region from the Mesorhizobium sp. J8 genome encodes:
- a CDS encoding amidohydrolase family protein codes for MIIDTHLHLVDQSTLRYPWLAGAPALNRDFPYEEYAADARRSGIEGVLHMEVDVDPADIAAETAYVKSVAGRAGSLLRGAIAACRPEQAGFEAYLETVKADPFVKGFRRVLHVVPDDVSEGALFRQNIKRLAGTGLTFDLVVLPHQIPKAMALADLAPDVQFVLDHCGVPDIKGNAEHPWREHMEAIAKRPNVVGKISGVVAYADPATWTVDTLRPYVEHTIGSFGWDRVIWGSDWPVCTLGGGLTTWIAATHALLAGTSDSERTRLLSGNARRLWRLG; via the coding sequence ATGATCATCGACACACATCTGCATCTCGTCGACCAGAGCACGCTTCGCTATCCGTGGCTGGCCGGCGCGCCGGCGCTGAACCGCGATTTCCCCTATGAGGAATACGCCGCCGACGCGCGGCGCTCAGGCATCGAAGGCGTCCTGCATATGGAGGTGGACGTCGACCCGGCCGATATCGCCGCCGAGACCGCTTACGTGAAGTCGGTTGCCGGCCGAGCCGGGAGCCTGCTCCGCGGAGCGATCGCCGCCTGCCGGCCGGAACAGGCCGGCTTCGAGGCCTATCTGGAAACGGTCAAGGCAGACCCGTTCGTCAAGGGTTTCCGCCGCGTGCTGCATGTCGTGCCCGACGATGTCTCGGAAGGGGCGCTGTTTCGTCAGAACATCAAGCGGCTGGCCGGCACCGGCCTGACCTTCGACCTGGTGGTGCTGCCGCATCAGATCCCGAAGGCGATGGCGCTTGCCGACCTCGCGCCCGATGTACAGTTCGTCCTCGACCATTGCGGCGTGCCCGACATCAAGGGCAATGCCGAGCATCCGTGGCGCGAGCATATGGAGGCCATCGCCAAACGGCCGAATGTCGTCGGCAAGATTTCCGGCGTTGTCGCCTATGCAGACCCGGCGACCTGGACGGTCGACACGCTGCGGCCCTATGTCGAGCACACGATCGGCAGCTTCGGCTGGGACCGCGTGATCTGGGGCAGCGATTGGCCGGTCTGCACGTTGGGCGGCGGACTGACGACCTGGATCGCAGCAACGCACGCGCTGCTGGCTGGCACGAGCGACTCGGAGCGGACGCGGCTCCTTTCGGGCAATGCGCGCAGGCTGTGGCGACTTGGCTAA
- a CDS encoding carbohydrate ABC transporter permease — translation MMKGLKPSAPFLLLLPAIIVLAAVVVLPLILSLYSSFTPFRLTRPETFFVFIGFRNYLSILSNADFWWAFGRTVLLLTIALNLEMLLGLGLAMLVEKATRGQRILRTLMMFPMMFSPILVGFQFKFMFNDNIGLVNNALQSLGITQDAIPWLIEGHLAFIAITIAEIWSSTSIFTILILAGLLAMPKEPIEAARVDGCTPWQTFRYVTWPFVMPFAYIAMTIRSLDVARAYDIVKIMTDGGPAGRTELLWTLVGRTAYSDARMGLANAMAYFSILLSIAFTVYFYNKLAAARAQIGAEW, via the coding sequence CTGATGAAGGGCCTCAAGCCATCCGCGCCGTTTCTGCTGCTGCTCCCGGCCATCATCGTGCTGGCGGCGGTCGTGGTGCTGCCGTTGATCCTGTCGCTCTATTCCAGCTTCACGCCGTTCCGCCTGACGCGGCCCGAGACCTTCTTCGTCTTCATCGGTTTCAGGAACTATCTCTCGATCCTGTCCAATGCCGATTTCTGGTGGGCCTTCGGCCGCACCGTCCTGCTGCTCACCATCGCGCTCAACCTCGAAATGCTGCTCGGCCTCGGCCTGGCGATGCTGGTCGAGAAAGCGACGCGCGGCCAGCGCATCCTGCGCACGCTGATGATGTTCCCCATGATGTTCTCGCCGATCCTGGTCGGCTTCCAGTTCAAATTCATGTTCAATGACAATATCGGCCTGGTGAACAACGCGCTGCAGTCGCTGGGCATCACGCAGGACGCCATCCCGTGGCTGATCGAGGGCCACCTAGCCTTCATCGCCATCACGATCGCCGAGATCTGGTCGTCAACCTCGATCTTCACCATCCTGATCCTGGCCGGCCTGCTCGCCATGCCAAAGGAGCCCATCGAGGCCGCCCGCGTCGACGGCTGCACGCCCTGGCAGACCTTCCGCTATGTCACCTGGCCCTTCGTCATGCCTTTCGCCTACATCGCCATGACGATCCGCTCGCTCGACGTGGCGCGCGCCTATGACATCGTCAAGATCATGACCGATGGCGGCCCGGCCGGCCGCACGGAGCTGTTGTGGACGCTGGTCGGACGCACCGCCTACAGCGACGCCCGCATGGGCCTGGCCAACGCCATGGCCTATTTCTCGATCCTGCTGTCGATTGCTTTCACCGTTTATTTCTACAACAAGCTCGCCGCGGCGCGCGCGCAGATCGGCGCGGAGTGGTGA
- a CDS encoding carbohydrate ABC transporter permease, with protein MDENASARLTRRALTVAHRVGLFLAMLVICLPGIWIVLSSLRPTVEIMAKPPVWIPQEVSLDAYIAMFSGIGKGGIPVLDYFRNSLIISVTSTVIAVAIGMAGGYAFARYRFRGKSGMFLGLMLTRTVPGIALSLPLFFLYVRLGIIDTHIGMILAYVALNVPFTIWLIDGFFRQVPKDLAEAAQIDGCTRWQAFWQVEFPLARPGIASAAIFAFLTCWNEFALASQLTRSVNSKTLPVGLLDYTAEFTIDWRGMCALAVVMIIPALTLTYIVQKHLVGGLTSGAVKG; from the coding sequence ATGGACGAGAACGCCTCCGCCCGCCTGACGCGCCGCGCGCTGACCGTCGCGCATCGCGTCGGCCTGTTCCTGGCCATGCTCGTCATCTGCCTGCCGGGCATCTGGATCGTGCTGTCGTCGCTCAGGCCCACCGTCGAGATCATGGCCAAGCCGCCGGTCTGGATCCCGCAGGAAGTGTCGCTCGATGCCTACATCGCCATGTTCAGCGGCATCGGCAAAGGCGGCATCCCGGTGCTCGACTATTTCCGCAACTCGCTGATCATCTCGGTCACCTCGACGGTGATCGCCGTGGCGATCGGCATGGCCGGCGGCTACGCCTTCGCGCGCTACCGCTTCCGCGGCAAGTCGGGCATGTTCCTCGGCCTGATGCTGACGCGCACCGTGCCCGGCATCGCGCTGTCGCTGCCTTTGTTCTTCCTCTATGTGCGCCTCGGCATCATCGACACCCATATCGGCATGATCCTGGCTTATGTCGCGTTGAACGTGCCCTTCACCATCTGGCTGATCGACGGCTTCTTCCGCCAGGTGCCGAAGGACCTCGCGGAGGCTGCCCAGATCGACGGCTGCACGCGCTGGCAGGCCTTCTGGCAGGTCGAGTTTCCGCTGGCGCGCCCCGGCATCGCCTCGGCTGCGATCTTCGCCTTTCTCACCTGCTGGAACGAGTTCGCTTTGGCCTCGCAGCTCACCCGCTCCGTCAACTCCAAGACGCTGCCGGTCGGGCTGCTCGACTACACGGCCGAGTTCACCATCGACTGGCGCGGCATGTGCGCGCTGGCGGTGGTGATGATCATCCCGGCGCTGACCCTCACCTACATCGTCCAGAAACACCTCGTCGGCGGCCTCACCTCCGGCGCGGTGAAAGGTTGA
- a CDS encoding ABC transporter permease — protein MTSNWFQSTNARIAGAFLMALLLQIVGTLLIPGYSAPFAIRALLVIASLLAVASIGQTLVVILGGIDLSIPFVIGFANVVAAQLYGQGWNFALVCGLVGVLAVAIGALNGLISRGLNIHPLIVTLGIGMVVQGAVLLWTGGFPSGSAPQAVSSFVSIGGSVGPLPVPLLVPCLVALTTLIVLVLARTPYGRRLYAVGSNPEAAPLALIDPLRMWIVTYAASAFFAAVAGVLLLGFTGSAYGDVGQPYLFQTIAAVVVGGAALVGGRGSYLGTIAGVLVLTEINTLLIGLGFRPSTVQAALGVVILLLVSLYGRERHVRTTI, from the coding sequence ATGACAAGCAACTGGTTCCAGTCCACCAACGCCCGCATCGCCGGCGCCTTCCTGATGGCGCTGCTGTTGCAGATCGTCGGCACGCTGCTCATTCCCGGCTATTCGGCGCCCTTCGCCATCCGCGCGCTTCTGGTCATCGCCTCGCTGCTGGCGGTGGCTTCGATCGGCCAGACGCTGGTCGTCATCCTCGGCGGCATCGATCTTTCCATTCCCTTCGTCATCGGCTTCGCCAATGTCGTGGCGGCGCAGCTTTATGGCCAGGGTTGGAACTTCGCGCTGGTCTGCGGCCTCGTCGGCGTCCTTGCCGTCGCGATCGGCGCGCTCAACGGGCTGATCTCGCGCGGGCTGAACATCCATCCGCTGATCGTCACGCTCGGCATCGGCATGGTCGTCCAGGGCGCCGTGCTGTTGTGGACCGGGGGCTTCCCCTCCGGCTCGGCGCCGCAAGCCGTGTCCAGCTTCGTCTCGATCGGCGGCTCGGTCGGCCCCTTGCCCGTGCCCTTGCTGGTGCCATGCCTCGTGGCACTGACGACGCTGATCGTGCTGGTGCTGGCCCGCACGCCCTATGGGCGTCGCCTCTATGCGGTCGGCAGCAACCCGGAGGCGGCACCGCTGGCGCTGATCGATCCGCTACGCATGTGGATCGTCACCTATGCGGCGAGCGCCTTCTTCGCGGCGGTTGCCGGCGTGCTTTTGCTTGGCTTCACCGGCTCGGCCTATGGCGATGTCGGCCAGCCCTATCTCTTCCAGACGATCGCCGCCGTCGTGGTGGGCGGCGCGGCGCTGGTCGGGGGGCGCGGCAGCTATCTCGGCACCATCGCCGGCGTCCTGGTGCTCACCGAAATCAACACGCTGCTGATCGGCCTCGGCTTCCGCCCGTCGACGGTGCAGGCCGCGCTCGGCGTGGTCATCCTGCTCCTGGTTTCGCTCTACGGCCGCGAGCGCCACGTCCGTACGACGATCTGA
- a CDS encoding IclR family transcriptional regulator, translated as MAEEEDGDRYRAPALDKGLDILELLSSVDGGLTQAEIAKRLDRSPNEFYRMLDRLVRRGYVTKIDGDRYSLTLKLFGLAQLHAPVRRLVSYATPIMRELAETSWQANQLVVFDRGAAVVIAQQEAPRYWGISIRVGSHISLFDTGSGHVLLAFRSPEERKMMIAEHLQSTEQFNLTPEFFARLDQVRDRGYEMMASLQTAGVYNLSTPVLGPDGRAIAALTIPYITLVNAPKAPDITLTIRHLQGAAARLSQLAGSDVPQSS; from the coding sequence GTGGCAGAGGAAGAAGACGGGGACCGCTACCGCGCGCCGGCGCTGGACAAGGGGCTGGACATTCTCGAATTGCTGTCCAGCGTGGATGGCGGGCTGACGCAGGCGGAGATCGCCAAGCGGCTCGACCGCAGCCCGAACGAATTCTACCGCATGCTCGACCGCCTGGTGCGGCGCGGCTATGTCACCAAGATCGACGGCGACCGCTATTCGCTGACGCTCAAGCTATTCGGGCTGGCGCAATTGCATGCGCCGGTGCGGCGGCTGGTGTCCTACGCGACGCCGATCATGCGCGAGCTCGCCGAGACCTCATGGCAAGCCAATCAATTGGTCGTGTTCGATCGCGGCGCCGCCGTGGTCATCGCCCAGCAGGAAGCGCCGCGCTACTGGGGCATCTCCATCCGTGTCGGCTCGCATATCAGCCTGTTCGACACCGGCTCCGGCCATGTGCTGCTCGCCTTCCGCTCCCCGGAAGAGCGCAAGATGATGATCGCCGAGCACCTGCAGAGCACCGAACAGTTCAATTTGACGCCGGAGTTCTTCGCCCGCCTCGACCAGGTGCGCGACCGTGGCTACGAGATGATGGCGTCGCTGCAGACCGCCGGCGTCTACAATCTTTCGACGCCGGTGCTCGGGCCGGACGGCAGGGCCATCGCAGCGCTGACCATCCCCTATATCACGCTGGTCAACGCCCCAAAGGCACCGGACATCACGCTGACGATCCGGCATCTGCAAGGAGCCGCCGCCAGGCTGTCGCAGCTCGCCGGATCCGATGTGCCGCAATCGTCGTAA
- a CDS encoding ABC transporter substrate-binding protein, translating into MTRLVLGISAGLAGLLLGGTAFSADLPGKFPGVTIDVKLIGGQQYEKLYERIPEWEKATGAKVNILTKKNGFDIDKELKSDIASGSTNWCVGWNHSSFAPQYTSLYTDLGKLLPKEEIDAFVPSTIKAATIDGKLEMLPRAQFDVSALYYQKSLYENADNKTKFKAKYGYDLAPPDTWKEVTDQAEFFANPPNFYGTQFAGKEEAINGRFYEMVVAEGGEYLDKDGKPVFNSEAGIRALDWFVNLYKAKAVPAGTTNYLWDDLGQGFASGTVAINLDWPGWAGFFNDPKSSKVAGNVGVKVAPKGSSGKRTGWSGFHGFSVTENCANKEAAASLVWWLTNEDSQKLEAAAGPLPTRTAVWDWDLKQAENDPYKKEVLAAFQEEAKHAFAVPQTPEWIEISNAVYPELQAAILGDKTSKQALDDAAAKATQILQDAGKL; encoded by the coding sequence ATGACGAGACTGGTTCTAGGCATTTCCGCCGGCCTGGCTGGCCTGCTGCTCGGCGGCACGGCTTTTTCGGCCGATCTGCCCGGCAAATTTCCGGGCGTGACGATCGACGTGAAGCTGATCGGCGGCCAGCAATATGAAAAGCTCTACGAGCGCATCCCCGAATGGGAGAAGGCGACCGGCGCCAAGGTCAACATCCTGACCAAGAAGAACGGCTTCGACATCGACAAGGAACTGAAGTCCGACATCGCCTCGGGCAGCACCAACTGGTGCGTCGGCTGGAACCATTCGTCCTTCGCCCCGCAATATACGAGCCTTTACACCGACCTCGGCAAGCTCTTGCCGAAGGAAGAGATCGACGCCTTCGTGCCCTCGACGATCAAGGCCGCGACCATCGACGGCAAGCTCGAGATGCTGCCGCGCGCGCAGTTCGACGTCTCGGCGCTCTACTACCAGAAGAGCCTCTACGAGAACGCCGACAACAAGACCAAGTTCAAGGCCAAATACGGCTATGACCTTGCGCCGCCGGACACCTGGAAGGAAGTGACCGACCAGGCCGAGTTCTTCGCCAACCCGCCGAATTTCTACGGCACGCAGTTCGCCGGCAAGGAAGAGGCGATCAACGGCCGCTTCTACGAGATGGTGGTCGCCGAGGGCGGCGAATATCTCGACAAGGACGGCAAGCCCGTGTTCAACTCCGAGGCCGGCATCCGCGCGCTCGACTGGTTCGTCAACCTCTACAAGGCCAAGGCCGTGCCGGCCGGCACCACCAACTATCTCTGGGACGATCTCGGGCAGGGCTTTGCCTCCGGCACCGTGGCGATCAACCTCGACTGGCCGGGCTGGGCCGGTTTCTTCAACGATCCGAAGTCCTCGAAGGTCGCCGGCAATGTCGGCGTCAAGGTCGCGCCCAAGGGCTCCTCCGGCAAGCGCACCGGCTGGTCGGGCTTCCACGGCTTCTCCGTCACCGAGAACTGCGCCAACAAGGAAGCCGCGGCTTCGCTCGTCTGGTGGTTGACCAACGAGGACAGCCAGAAGCTGGAAGCCGCCGCCGGCCCGCTGCCGACCCGCACCGCGGTCTGGGACTGGGACCTGAAGCAGGCCGAGAACGACCCGTACAAGAAGGAGGTCCTCGCCGCCTTCCAGGAGGAAGCCAAGCACGCCTTCGCCGTGCCGCAGACGCCGGAGTGGATCGAGATCTCCAACGCCGTCTACCCCGAGCTGCAGGCGGCGATCCTCGGCGACAAGACGTCCAAGCAGGCGCTGGACGACGCCGCCGCCAAGGCGACGCAGATCCTGCAGGACGCCGGCAAGCTCTAA